CCGGAGGCAGCTCGGAGGCCGGCAGGCGGTGCGGGAGCATCCGTACGGGCGGCGCGGCCGGGCCGCTCCACTCGGCGGCGATCCTCTCCACCAGGGCGGTGACGCCGTCCGCGAGGTCCTCGGCGCCGTTCTGGCCGTCGATGCGGGGGAGCGCGGTCAGGAAGTGGAGTTTGTCGCCGACGGTCAGGCCTCGGCCCGGAGTGCGGGGCACGGTGGCGGCCTTACGGACGTCCACCACGGAGTCCATGGTGTCGCCGAGCCTCAGTTCGACGCGGGTGGCGCTCTGGTCGCGGATCTGCGCGGACAGCTCCACCCAGCGGGTGGTGGTGACGATGAGGTGGATGCCGTAGTTCAGGCCACCGGTGGCGAGTTGGTTGAACGTGGGCAGCAGGCTGTCGAAGTTCTGCTTGACCTGCGCCCAGCCGTCGACGACGAGGAAGACGTCGCCGTGCGTCTCGTCGGCGAACTCCCCCGCCGCCCGGCGCCGCCGGTAGGTGGCCATGGAGTCGATGCCGTGGTCGAGGAAGAACTGCTCGCGCTGGTTGAGCACTCCTGTGACCTCGGCCACCGTACGGCTGACGCGTTCGCTGTCGAGCCGGGCCGCGACCCCGCCGACGTGCGGCAGGCCGGCCAGGGAGGAGAGGGTGCCGCCGCCGAAGTCGAGGCAGTAGAACTGGACTTCGGCCGGAGTGTGGGTGAGCGCGAGCGACGTGATCAGGGTACGCAGCACTGTGGACTTGCCGCTCTGTGAGCCGCCCGCGATGGCGACATGGCCGCCGCCCGCCGAGAGGTCCACCACGAGCGGGTCGCGGCGCTGGTCGAAGGGCTTGTCGACGAGGCCGACCGGTACGCGCAGGCGGCCTGTGCCGGGCCAGCCGGCGGCGGACAGGCCCCGGTCGGGGGTGGGGGCCAGGCCCGGGAGCAGCGCGTCCAGGGTGGGGGGCGCGCCGAGCGGCGGCAGCCAGACCTGGTGGGCGGTGGGGCCGTGGCCGCGCAGCCGGTCCAGGGCCACGGACAGCAGGCTGTCGGTGGACTCGGTCTCCTCCTCGCGTTCGGGTTCGGGTACGGCGGCGGGGGTGCGTGGCACGACCCAGCCCGCCGACCAGGGCACCACCTGGCTGGCTACCCGCGCCTGTACGACAGCGCCGCGCCGGTGCCGGTAGGGGCCGGAGACGTAGGCCGCCCGGAAGCGGGTCAGTGCGTCCACGCCGCTCTTGAGGAAGCCGGCGCCGGGCTGCGAGGGCAGCTGGTAGGCGTCGGGGACGCCGAGGACGCCCCGGCTCTCCATCGCGGAGAAGGTCCGCAGGCCCACCCGGTAGGAGAGGTGGCTCTCCAACTGGTGCATACGGCCCTCGTCCAGGCGCTGGGAGGCGAGCAGCAGATGGACGCCGAGAGATCGGCCGAGGCGACCGATCATCACGAACAGGTCCATGAACTCGCGGTGTGCGGCGAGGAGTTCGCTGAACTCGTCGACGACGACGAACAGGCTGGGGAGGGGGGCCAGCGGGGTGCCGGCGGCGCGGGCCTTCTCGTACTCCAGGGCTGAGCTGTAGTTGCCGGCCGCCCGTAACAGCTCCTGGCGGCGGATGAGTTCGCCGTGCAGGGCGTCCTGCATCCGGTCCACCAGGGCGACTTCGTCGGCGAGGTTGGTGATGACGGCTGATGTGTGCGGGAGTTCGTCCAGGCCGAGGAAGGTGGCGCCGCCCTTGAAGTCGACCAGGATGAAGTTCAGGGTCTCGGACGAGTTGGTGAGCGCCAGGCCGAGCACGAGGGTGCGCAGGAGTTCGCTCTTGCCGGAGCCGGTGGCGCCGATCAGCATGCCGTGCGGGCCCATGCCGCCCTGCGCGGACTCCTTGATGTCGAGTTCGACGGGGCCGCCGTCGGCGCCGATCGCGACCGGCACACGCAGTCGGGCGGCGCCGGTGTGTTTGCGCCACAGGGTCGCCGGGTCGTGCCGGTACAGGTCGGGGATGCCGAGCAGGGTGGTCAACTGGACGTCGGCGGCGAGCGGTTCGGCGGAGTCCGCGGTGAGGCCCATCCGGTAGGGGGCGATCAGCCGGGCCAGTGACTCGGCGGTGGCCGGCCCGACCCGGTCGGGGCGGCCGAGCAGGGTCGTCTGTTCCTTGCGGGTGCGGTCGGTGCGGACGAGCCGGACGGCTGCCGGGGTCACGTCCAGGCGCAGGGTGGAGCGGCCGGGGCGCCAGGTGAGGGAACCGGACAGATCGAGGACGATGCTGTTGCGGAAGCCGGGGCCGTCGAGGCGGTGACCGGCGGGCACGGTGACGCCGTCGACGACGATCACCGTGAACGGCTCGTCGCGGCCGGGCACCGCTTCGGGATCGAAGACCGGGCGCTCGGTGAACTCGGCGCCTAGCAGGTCCTCCAGGTCGTTGAAGGCGGTGGCGACCATACGGGCGGGGCCCGCGCCGTCCTGCTCCTGCGGGTGCAGGTTGTGCGGCAGCCACTTCACCCACTCCCACTCCGCGCGCCGCTCGTCGGACACGCACAGCGCCACCCACAGCTCCTCCGGCGGGTGGAACAGGGCGAGTTGACACAGCGCGGCCCGCACCATGGCGCGTACGGCGGCGTCGTCACCGCGAGTCAGGACCCGCGACCAGGAGCGCAGGTAGAGGGCGATGGGCTGCTCGGGCACCGTGCTGTAGGCGCGGACGAAGCGGCGCAGGGCGTGCGCGCTGAGCGGTTCCAGATCCTCTACGGGTTTGGTGGACAGGGGGTTGAGCCGCATGGCGAACTGCTGGTCGCCGACGGCTATCCGCACCTCGCCGAAGTCCTCGTCCTTGACCCGCCGTTCCCAGAGACGGGTGGTCCGCACCATGGTGCGCAGCACCTTGGGGTCGGGGTGCCGCCAGGCCAGCGCCAACTGCTGTTCCACGACGGCCCGGTGGACCTTGCGGCGGGTCTGGGTGAGGTAGCGCAGATAGTCGCGGCGCTCACCGCGCAGCCGTTCCTTGCGTTCGCCCGCCTTGCGCATCACCTGGCCGACCATCATGGCCGCCGACGCCAGCACCATCATGCCGAGGGCGATGTACATGAACGCGCCGTTGCCACCGCCGGGCCTGATGAACATCAGCATCATCGACACCGACATCATGGCCATCGGCAGATACGTCCAGATCGCCGAGCTGTCCGCGACGACCTCGGGGAGCGTCGGTGGTTCCTGGAGAGTCAGCTCGCCCTCGGGCATGTCCGGACCCCGGCGACGGGCCGGCCTGCGGAACAGAACCACGCTCAACGGACATGCTCCTTCGAAGGGTTGAACCAGGGGTTGAACAAGGAGTTGGACAACGGTTGAAATGCCGCCCGGTCGTGAACCGGCCAACTAGTGCGTGCCGGTGGGAATTTGTGACACGCCACTGAAACGGGACCCATAATTCCGTTCGATCGTCGGTCAGTAGTCTGCATGTCATGAACTCGTACGTCCAAGCGGACGCGAACGAGTCCGCCATCCGAACTTCTCTGGAGACGTGAGCCCCACGATGACCGACAGCTCCGTGGCTGGCCTGTGCCGCCTCACGGTACGGGCCCCGGACAGGACCATCGATCTGGCGGTGCCCGCCGACGTACCCGTGGCCGATCTGCTGCCCACCGTGCTGCGGTACGCCGGGGAGGACATCGAGGAGAACGGGCTGGAGCACGACGGCTGGGTCCTGCAACGCCTGGGCGGCGCCCCGCTGGACGAGGAGAGCACGCTGGAGGCGCTCGACCTCAAGGACGGCGAGGTGGTGTATCTCCGCCCGCACACCGAGTCGTTGCCCGAGGTCCGGCTCGACGACCTGGTGGACGGCATCGCCAACGTCACGCGGGACCGGCTGCACGGCTGGAACCCGGCCGCCGGCCGCCGGCTGCTGCTCGGTATGACGGTGGCCGCCCTGACGCTGGGCCTGCTGGTGCTGGCCTGGCCCGGCGGCCCGGCCGGGGTCCGGATCGGCACCGCGGGTGTGGCCGGGCTGCTGCTGCTCGCGGGGGCCGCCTCGGCCAGCCGCGCGGTCGGCGACGCGGCGGCGGGCGCGACCCTCGGTTTCATGGCGGCGCCCTATCTGGCGCTGGCGGGTTGGCTGGTGCCGGGCGGCGAGATCGCCGGCCCGGACGCCCACCAGGTGCTGGGCGCACGGCTGTTGGCCGCCGCGGCGGCGGGGGCGGGGGGCGCGGTGCTGGCGTTGGCCCTGGCGGCTGTGCGTACGCCCCTGTTCGTGGCCTCCGCGCTGGTGGCCGTGGCCGGGGCGCTCGCCGGTGGCCTGATGAGCGTCCTCGACCTCTCGGTGGACGGCGCGGCGGCGACGGTGGCCGTGCTGGCGGTGCTGCTGGGCGGCTTCGTGCCCTCCCTGTCGTTCAAGCTGGCCGGGATGCGGATGCCGGCGCTGCCGACGAACGCGCAGCAGCTCCAGGAGGGCATCGAGCCCTACAACGGGCGGGACGTGGCCACCCGTACGGAACTCGCGAGCGGCTGGATGACCGGCCTGTACGCGGCGACCGGCGTCCTGTGCGCGGGCGCTCTCGTGCCGCTGACCAGGAACCCCGGCCTGCCGGAGACTCTGACCGCGGTGGCGCTGGCGCTGCTCCTGCTGCTGCACGGCCGGGGCATGGTCAACGTGTGGCAGCGGCTGGCCCTCGTACTGCCGGGCTCGCTCGGTGTGGCCCTGCTGGTGGTCGCGCTGGCCGTGGACACGGAACCGGCGGACCGCCCGCTGCTGGTGGTGGGCCTGCTGGCGCTGGCCACCGTCCTGGCGGTCGCCTCGTGGACGGTACCGGGGCGGCGGATGCTGCCGTACTGGGGCCGGGCGGCTGAACTGGTGCACTCCCTGCTGGCGATGGCCCTGCTCCCGCTGACCCTGTGGGTGCTGGGCGTGTTCGCCGCGCTCCGCGCGATCACCGGCTGAGACAGCCGGTGCGGTGTGGGGATGAGCGGCGCGGGCGCCCCTGGCGGCACGGGCGGCACGGGCGGCACGACCGGCACGGGCGGCACGACCGGCACGGGCGGCACGACCGGCACGGGCGGCACGACCGGCACGGGCGGCACGACCGGCACGGGCGGCACGACCGGCACGGGCGGCACGACCGGCACGGGCGGCACGACCGGCACGGGCGGCACGACCGGCACGGGCGGCACGACCGGCACGGGCGGCACGACCGGCACGGGCGGCACGACCGGCACGGGCGGCACGACCGGCACGGGCGGCACGGGCGGCACGGGCGGCACGGGCGGCACGGGCGGCACGGGCGGCACGGGCGGCACGGGCGGCGCAACTGGCTTACCGGCGCCGGGTGGAGAGGTCGTACGGCTTGCCACAAGGGCGGGTTGGGCGACCAGCCCGGCCGGCGTACC
This genomic interval from Streptomyces sp. B21-083 contains the following:
- the eccCa gene encoding type VII secretion protein EccCa; the encoded protein is MPEGELTLQEPPTLPEVVADSSAIWTYLPMAMMSVSMMLMFIRPGGGNGAFMYIALGMMVLASAAMMVGQVMRKAGERKERLRGERRDYLRYLTQTRRKVHRAVVEQQLALAWRHPDPKVLRTMVRTTRLWERRVKDEDFGEVRIAVGDQQFAMRLNPLSTKPVEDLEPLSAHALRRFVRAYSTVPEQPIALYLRSWSRVLTRGDDAAVRAMVRAALCQLALFHPPEELWVALCVSDERRAEWEWVKWLPHNLHPQEQDGAGPARMVATAFNDLEDLLGAEFTERPVFDPEAVPGRDEPFTVIVVDGVTVPAGHRLDGPGFRNSIVLDLSGSLTWRPGRSTLRLDVTPAAVRLVRTDRTRKEQTTLLGRPDRVGPATAESLARLIAPYRMGLTADSAEPLAADVQLTTLLGIPDLYRHDPATLWRKHTGAARLRVPVAIGADGGPVELDIKESAQGGMGPHGMLIGATGSGKSELLRTLVLGLALTNSSETLNFILVDFKGGATFLGLDELPHTSAVITNLADEVALVDRMQDALHGELIRRQELLRAAGNYSSALEYEKARAAGTPLAPLPSLFVVVDEFSELLAAHREFMDLFVMIGRLGRSLGVHLLLASQRLDEGRMHQLESHLSYRVGLRTFSAMESRGVLGVPDAYQLPSQPGAGFLKSGVDALTRFRAAYVSGPYRHRRGAVVQARVASQVVPWSAGWVVPRTPAAVPEPEREEETESTDSLLSVALDRLRGHGPTAHQVWLPPLGAPPTLDALLPGLAPTPDRGLSAAGWPGTGRLRVPVGLVDKPFDQRRDPLVVDLSAGGGHVAIAGGSQSGKSTVLRTLITSLALTHTPAEVQFYCLDFGGGTLSSLAGLPHVGGVAARLDSERVSRTVAEVTGVLNQREQFFLDHGIDSMATYRRRRAAGEFADETHGDVFLVVDGWAQVKQNFDSLLPTFNQLATGGLNYGIHLIVTTTRWVELSAQIRDQSATRVELRLGDTMDSVVDVRKAATVPRTPGRGLTVGDKLHFLTALPRIDGQNGAEDLADGVTALVERIAAEWSGPAAPPVRMLPHRLPASELPPAELGDGLRLPLGLDEETLSTVWHDFSRTPHLVAIGDSESGKTNLLRLAANAITARYTAAEARVLVVDYRRDLVDAVPAEYQLGHAVSVDALKELVGGSARALKTRLPGPDITPARMRLADWWNGPRLFVLVDDYDMVVGSNNFDHPFAPLFDHLALGHELGLHVIAVRSATGAGRGLNDQLLRRLDEVNTPGVLLSCPPSEGYVFGNIKPRNLPPGRAQYVVRRKPTLIQTAEVDNDSPSGT
- the eccD gene encoding type VII secretion integral membrane protein EccD, producing the protein MTDSSVAGLCRLTVRAPDRTIDLAVPADVPVADLLPTVLRYAGEDIEENGLEHDGWVLQRLGGAPLDEESTLEALDLKDGEVVYLRPHTESLPEVRLDDLVDGIANVTRDRLHGWNPAAGRRLLLGMTVAALTLGLLVLAWPGGPAGVRIGTAGVAGLLLLAGAASASRAVGDAAAGATLGFMAAPYLALAGWLVPGGEIAGPDAHQVLGARLLAAAAAGAGGAVLALALAAVRTPLFVASALVAVAGALAGGLMSVLDLSVDGAAATVAVLAVLLGGFVPSLSFKLAGMRMPALPTNAQQLQEGIEPYNGRDVATRTELASGWMTGLYAATGVLCAGALVPLTRNPGLPETLTAVALALLLLLHGRGMVNVWQRLALVLPGSLGVALLVVALAVDTEPADRPLLVVGLLALATVLAVASWTVPGRRMLPYWGRAAELVHSLLAMALLPLTLWVLGVFAALRAITG